The genomic interval ATGCCAGTTTTATCGGGATATAAATAACGAAAACTATCTGTAAAGCCAGCATTCAATAAAATCGTCATTTTTTCTCGTTCCTCATCCGTAAATCCCGCATTACGACGGTTGCTTTGTGGATTTTTCAGATCAATTTCCTGATGTGCAACATTTAAATCTCCACAAACAATCACCGGTTTTTTCTCGTCTAAAGCCTTCAAATATGAACGAAAATCATCTTCCCACTGCATTCTATAAGCGAGACGCTCCAGTTCTCGCTTGGAATTCGGTGTATACACTGTAACTAAATAGAATGTGTCAAATTCCAGTGTAATTACACGACCTTCTTGATCATGTTCTTCTATACCTAAACCATATTGAACATTGATCGGCGTATGTTTCGTAAATACAGCTGTACCTGAATACCCTTTTTTAACGGCACTATTCCAATATTGCTGATAGCCGTCAAGATGAACTTCTGCCTGTCCTTGCTGCATTTTGGTTTCTTGTAAACAAAAAATATCCGCATTGAGCGTTTGAAAAACTTCCATAAAGTTTTTTCCCAAACAAGCTCTAAGTCCATTTACATTCCAAGATATCATTTTCACCATGCACACTTCCCTTCATTTTCGACCTGACTTATATTATTTTAACCACGCGTTTATTTTAGAAAATACTTTTGTTGCATTATCATAAAACACGGCCTGCTGATGTTCCTCTGGAATCAGTCGTTTTATCAACTCTACATAATTTTGCATATTCACCAATGGCCAATCTGAACCATACATAATTTTGTCGTACCGCGATAAATACGTAAGCCATGTTTTTATTTGCTCTAAATAACCGTGATAATTTTCATAAAACCAATCTACAGAAAATTTACCCTCAGCCAGACCTGATAAATCAATATAAACATTCGGATTTTTTTTCGCCACTTCCGTAGCATCCACAATCCATGGATTTCCATAATGCGCCATAACAAAACGAACACGCGGGAAGTTTACCGCAACCTCATCAACAGTCAAAGGA from Massilibacillus massiliensis carries:
- a CDS encoding exodeoxyribonuclease III codes for the protein MKMISWNVNGLRACLGKNFMEVFQTLNADIFCLQETKMQQGQAEVHLDGYQQYWNSAVKKGYSGTAVFTKHTPINVQYGLGIEEHDQEGRVITLEFDTFYLVTVYTPNSKRELERLAYRMQWEDDFRSYLKALDEKKPVIVCGDLNVAHQEIDLKNPQSNRRNAGFTDEEREKMTILLNAGFTDSFRYLYPDKTGIYSWWSYMRQARANNAGWRIDYFLVSDQIKDRIRQASIHDDMLGSDHCPVSLEIF